The following are encoded together in the Malaya genurostris strain Urasoe2022 chromosome 3, Malgen_1.1, whole genome shotgun sequence genome:
- the LOC131437853 gene encoding uncharacterized protein LOC131437853: protein MVLTTARFDRGFSINGMAEKRYSDRRLRPWPPTYAEKVAKQRWLAANPEMGSIAMRPASAGHAIPPNSILAPTGYRYGPPPMLTRQKSDMFLNVKSSAKAYDYNNNYLVNNIAARKVKNIAGMTAVVDSDSNLEEVRRMRYDSEIRIGSKSGYVTG from the coding sequence ATGGTACTCACGACGGCCCGCTTCGATCGTGGCTTCAGTATAAACGGAATGGCCGAGAAGCGCTACTCGGATCGCCGGTTGAGACCATGGCCGCCGACCTACGCCGAAAAGGTGGCCAAACAACGCTGGCTGGCGGCGAATCCGGAAATGGGCAGTATCGCTATGAGACCCGCATCGGCTGGTCACGCGATACCACCCAACAGCATACTGGCCCCGACCGGTTACCGGTACGGACCGCCACCGATGCTGACCCGGCAGAAGAGTGACATGTTCCTGAATGTTAAATCGTCGGCCAAGGCATATGATTACAACAATAACTATCTGGTGAATAATATTGCGGCACGGAAGGTGAAGAACATTGCCGGAATGACGGCCGTGGTAGATAGCGATAGTAACCTGGAAGAAGTTCGGCGGATGAGGTATGATTCTGAGATTAGAATTGGCTCCAAATCAGGCTACGTGACGGGATGA